A single region of the Enterobacter cloacae complex sp. R_G8 genome encodes:
- the acs gene encoding acetate--CoA ligase, translating into MSQIHKHDIPANIADRCLINPEQYHEKYQQSVSDPDAFWGEQGHILDWIKPYQKVKNTSFAPGNVSIKWYEDGTLNLAANCLDRHLAERGNETAIIWEGDDASQSKHITYKELHRDVCRFANVLLERGIKKGDVVAIYMPMVPEAAVAMLACARIGAIHSVIFGGFSPEAVAGRIVDSSSKLVITADEGVRAGRGIPLKKNVDEALKNPNVKTVSNVIVLKRTGGKIDWNEGRDLWWSDLIEKASDQHQPQEMNAEDPLFILYTSGSTGKPKGVLHTTGGYLVYAATTFKYVFDYHPGDIYWCTADVGWVTGHSYLLYGPLACGATTLMFEGVPNWPTPARMCQVVDKHQVNILYTAPTAIRALMAEGDKAIEGTDRSSLRILGSVGEPINPEAWEWYWKKIGNEKCPVMDTWWQTETGGFMITPMPGATQLKAGSATRPFFGVQPALVDNEGNPLDGATEGNLVITDSWPGQARTLFGDHERFEQTYFSTFKNMYFSGDGARRDEDGYYWITGRVDDVLNVSGHRLGTAEIESALVSHPKIAEAAVVGIPHNIKGQAIYAYVTLNHGEEPSPELYAEVRNWVRKEIGPLATPDVLHWTDSLPKTRSGKIMRRILRKIAAGDTSNLGDTSTLADPGVVEKLLEEKQAIAMPS; encoded by the coding sequence ATGAGCCAAATACACAAACATGACATTCCCGCTAACATTGCGGACCGTTGCCTGATAAACCCGGAGCAATACCACGAGAAGTATCAGCAATCTGTCTCTGACCCTGACGCCTTCTGGGGCGAGCAGGGCCATATTCTTGACTGGATCAAACCTTACCAGAAGGTGAAGAACACCTCCTTTGCGCCGGGTAACGTTTCTATTAAATGGTATGAAGACGGCACGCTGAACCTTGCGGCGAACTGCCTCGATCGCCATCTTGCCGAACGCGGTAACGAAACGGCTATCATCTGGGAAGGCGACGACGCCTCTCAGAGCAAACATATCACCTATAAAGAGCTGCACCGTGACGTATGCCGCTTCGCCAACGTCCTGCTGGAGAGGGGCATCAAAAAAGGCGATGTGGTCGCTATCTATATGCCAATGGTGCCGGAAGCGGCGGTGGCGATGCTGGCCTGCGCGCGCATCGGCGCGATCCATTCCGTTATCTTTGGCGGGTTCTCGCCGGAAGCAGTTGCCGGGCGTATTGTCGACTCAAGTTCGAAACTGGTGATCACCGCCGATGAAGGCGTGCGTGCCGGGCGCGGTATTCCCCTGAAGAAAAATGTCGACGAAGCGCTGAAAAATCCGAACGTCAAAACCGTCAGCAACGTTATTGTCCTTAAGCGTACCGGTGGCAAGATCGACTGGAACGAAGGGCGTGACCTGTGGTGGAGCGATCTGATTGAGAAAGCGAGCGACCAGCATCAACCGCAAGAGATGAACGCGGAAGATCCACTGTTTATTCTCTATACCTCCGGCTCCACCGGCAAACCCAAAGGCGTGCTGCACACCACCGGCGGCTATCTGGTCTATGCGGCCACCACGTTCAAATATGTCTTCGACTACCATCCGGGCGATATCTACTGGTGTACCGCCGACGTGGGTTGGGTCACCGGGCACAGCTACCTGCTGTACGGCCCGCTGGCCTGTGGCGCAACGACGCTGATGTTTGAGGGTGTGCCGAACTGGCCGACCCCGGCGCGAATGTGTCAGGTGGTCGATAAGCACCAGGTTAACATTCTCTACACCGCGCCAACGGCCATCCGTGCGCTGATGGCGGAAGGTGACAAGGCCATCGAAGGCACGGACCGCTCTTCCCTGCGCATCCTCGGTTCCGTGGGTGAGCCCATCAACCCGGAAGCCTGGGAGTGGTACTGGAAAAAAATCGGTAACGAGAAATGCCCGGTCATGGACACCTGGTGGCAGACCGAAACCGGCGGCTTCATGATCACCCCGATGCCTGGCGCCACCCAGCTAAAAGCCGGTTCCGCAACCCGCCCGTTCTTTGGCGTCCAGCCTGCGCTGGTGGATAACGAAGGCAATCCGCTGGACGGTGCCACCGAAGGCAACCTGGTGATCACCGATTCCTGGCCGGGCCAGGCGCGTACGCTGTTCGGCGACCATGAGCGCTTCGAGCAGACCTACTTCTCAACCTTTAAAAACATGTACTTCAGCGGCGACGGTGCGCGTCGTGACGAGGATGGCTACTACTGGATCACCGGGCGCGTGGACGACGTGCTAAACGTCTCCGGCCACCGTCTGGGCACCGCGGAGATTGAATCCGCGCTGGTATCGCATCCGAAGATCGCCGAAGCCGCGGTCGTGGGTATTCCGCACAACATTAAAGGCCAGGCGATTTACGCCTACGTCACCCTGAACCACGGTGAAGAGCCGTCGCCAGAGCTGTATGCCGAAGTGCGCAACTGGGTCCGCAAAGAGATTGGCCCGCTTGCCACGCCGGATGTGCTGCACTGGACTGACTCTCTGCCGAAAACCCGCTCAGGAAAAATTATGCGCCGAATCTTGCGCAAAATCGCGGCAGGTGACACCAGCAACCTCGGCGATACCTCAACGCTCGCCGATCCGGGTGTGGTGGAAAAACTGCTCGAAGAGAAGCAGGCCATCGCAATGCCATCGTAA
- a CDS encoding IS481 family transposase: protein MESLMPWDARDTMSLRTEFVLFASQDGANIRSLCRRFGISPATGYKWLRRWMEEGSSGLQDRPRIPHHSPNRSSDDITALLRMAHDRHERWGARKIKRWLEDQGHRMPAFSTVHNLMARHGLLPGTSPGIPATGRFEHDAPNRLWQMDFKGHFPFGGGRCHPLTLLDDHSRFSLCLAHCSDERRETVQQQLVSVFERYGLPDRMTMDNGAPWGDTTGTWTALELWLMRHGIRVGHSRPYHPQTQGKLERFHRSLKTEVLQGKWFASEGELQRAFDHWRTVYNLERPHEALDMAVPGSRYQPSSRRYSGNTTPPEYDEGVMVRKVDISGKLSVKGVSLSAGKAFRGERVGLKEMQEDGRYEVWWYSTKVGVIDLKKKSITMGKGC, encoded by the coding sequence ATGGAGTCGCTTATGCCCTGGGATGCGAGAGATACCATGTCATTACGTACCGAGTTTGTTTTGTTCGCCTCGCAGGACGGGGCGAACATCCGTTCCCTCTGCCGTCGCTTCGGCATTTCACCTGCCACCGGCTACAAGTGGCTTCGTCGCTGGATGGAGGAAGGTTCCTCCGGCCTTCAGGACCGCCCGCGCATACCGCACCATTCCCCGAACCGCTCATCTGACGACATCACTGCCCTGCTGCGTATGGCCCATGACCGCCATGAACGCTGGGGCGCACGCAAGATAAAGCGCTGGCTGGAAGACCAGGGGCACCGTATGCCCGCCTTCAGCACCGTTCATAACCTGATGGCCCGTCACGGCCTGCTGCCGGGCACTTCACCGGGCATTCCCGCCACGGGACGGTTCGAACATGACGCGCCGAACCGGCTCTGGCAGATGGATTTTAAGGGCCACTTTCCCTTTGGCGGTGGCCGCTGCCATCCGCTCACCCTGCTGGATGACCACTCCCGTTTTTCCCTGTGCCTGGCGCACTGTAGCGATGAACGGCGTGAGACCGTGCAGCAACAACTGGTCAGCGTGTTTGAACGCTACGGCCTGCCGGACAGGATGACGATGGACAACGGCGCCCCGTGGGGAGACACCACCGGCACCTGGACGGCGCTCGAGCTGTGGCTGATGCGCCATGGTATCCGGGTGGGACACTCCCGGCCGTATCATCCGCAGACGCAGGGCAAGCTGGAGCGTTTTCACCGCAGCCTGAAGACGGAGGTGCTGCAGGGTAAATGGTTCGCGAGTGAGGGCGAACTGCAGCGCGCCTTCGACCACTGGCGGACGGTCTATAACCTTGAACGCCCGCATGAGGCGCTGGATATGGCGGTACCGGGCTCGCGGTATCAGCCGTCATCGCGACGGTACAGCGGCAACACAACGCCCCCGGAATACGACGAGGGCGTGATGGTCAGGAAAGTGGATATCAGCGGAAAGCTGAGCGTGAAAGGGGTAAGTCTGAGCGCAGGCAAGGCGTTCAGGGGAGAACGGGTCGGGCTGAAGGAGATGCAGGAAGACGGCCGCTACGAGGTGTGGTGGTACAGCACAAAAGTGGGGGTGATCGACCTGAAGAAAAAGTCGATCACCATGGGTAAAGGATGTTAA
- the actP gene encoding cation/acetate symporter ActP: MKRVLTALAATLPFAANAADAITGEVQRQPTNWQAIVMFLIFVVLTLYITYWASKRVRSRNDYYTAGGNITGFQNGLAIAGDFMSAASFLGISALVYTSGYDGLIYSLGFLVGWPIILFLIAERLRNLGRFTFADVASYRLKQGPIRILSACGSLVVVALYLIAQMVGAGKLIELLFGLNYHIAVVLVGVLMVMYVLFGGMLATTWVQIIKAVLLLFGASFMAFMVMKHVGFSFNNLFTEAMAVHPKGEAIMSPGGLVKDPISALSLGLGLMFGTAGLPHILMRFFTVSDAREARKSVFYATGFMGYFYILTFIIGFGAIMLVGANPAFKDAAGALIGGNNMAAVHLADAVGGNLFLGFISAVAFATILAVVAGLTLAGASAVSHDLYANVFRKGATEREELRVSKITVLILGVVAILLGILFEKQNIAFMVGLAFSIAASCNFPIILLSMYWSKLTTRGAMVGGWLGLLTAVILMILGPTIWVQILGHEKALFPYEYPALFSIAVAFIGIWVFSATDNSPEGNLEREKFRAQFIRSQTGLGVEQGRAH; the protein is encoded by the coding sequence ATGAAGAGAGTCCTGACGGCGCTTGCCGCCACACTTCCCTTCGCGGCAAACGCCGCGGATGCCATTACCGGTGAGGTACAGCGCCAGCCAACCAACTGGCAGGCGATTGTCATGTTCCTGATTTTCGTGGTGCTGACCCTGTATATCACTTACTGGGCGTCAAAACGCGTGCGCTCCCGTAACGATTACTACACCGCGGGCGGCAATATCACCGGTTTCCAGAACGGGCTGGCGATTGCGGGTGACTTTATGTCCGCCGCCTCTTTCCTCGGGATTTCCGCGCTGGTGTACACCTCCGGCTACGATGGACTGATCTACTCTCTCGGCTTCCTGGTCGGCTGGCCGATTATTCTGTTCCTGATCGCCGAACGCTTGCGTAACCTCGGGCGTTTTACCTTTGCTGATGTCGCCTCCTATCGCCTGAAGCAGGGCCCGATTCGCATTCTCTCCGCCTGCGGCTCGCTGGTGGTGGTCGCGCTGTATCTGATCGCTCAGATGGTTGGCGCGGGCAAACTGATCGAACTCCTGTTCGGCCTGAACTACCACATTGCGGTGGTGCTGGTAGGTGTACTGATGGTGATGTACGTCCTGTTCGGCGGCATGCTGGCGACCACCTGGGTGCAAATTATCAAAGCGGTACTGCTGCTGTTCGGCGCCAGCTTCATGGCCTTTATGGTGATGAAACACGTCGGCTTCAGCTTCAATAATCTGTTCACCGAAGCGATGGCGGTCCACCCGAAAGGGGAAGCAATCATGAGTCCGGGCGGGCTGGTGAAAGACCCGATATCCGCGCTTTCACTCGGTCTGGGTCTGATGTTTGGTACCGCAGGCTTGCCACATATCCTGATGCGTTTCTTCACCGTGAGCGATGCCCGTGAAGCGCGCAAGAGCGTCTTCTACGCCACCGGGTTTATGGGTTACTTCTACATTCTGACCTTTATCATCGGTTTTGGCGCCATCATGCTGGTAGGCGCAAATCCGGCGTTTAAAGACGCGGCAGGCGCGCTGATTGGCGGAAATAACATGGCGGCAGTGCATCTGGCCGATGCGGTAGGCGGCAATCTGTTCCTCGGCTTTATCTCGGCCGTGGCCTTCGCCACCATCCTTGCCGTGGTTGCCGGACTGACGCTGGCTGGAGCGTCAGCGGTGTCACATGACCTGTACGCGAACGTGTTCCGCAAAGGCGCAACCGAGCGTGAAGAGCTGAGGGTCTCAAAAATCACCGTACTGATACTGGGTGTGGTGGCGATACTGCTGGGGATCCTGTTCGAGAAGCAGAACATCGCCTTTATGGTGGGGCTGGCCTTCTCGATTGCGGCAAGCTGCAACTTCCCTATCATTCTGCTCTCCATGTACTGGTCTAAGCTGACCACCCGTGGCGCAATGGTCGGCGGCTGGCTGGGGCTGCTGACGGCGGTGATCCTGATGATCCTCGGCCCGACGATTTGGGTGCAGATCCTCGGTCACGAAAAGGCGCTCTTCCCCTATGAGTACCCGGCGCTGTTCTCTATCGCCGTGGCGTTTATCGGGATCTGGGTCTTCTCCGCAACCGACAACTCGCCGGAGGGTAATCTGGAACGCGAGAAATTCCGCGCCCAGTTTATCCGCTCGCAAACCGGCCTGGGCGTGGAACAAGGCCGCGCACACTGA
- a CDS encoding CidA/LrgA family protein, whose translation MAVALSRVTPAVVQRLLVPLQVLLYAGLFVFAEYLVGWLHLPLPANLVGMLLMLTLILCRVIPLNWVRAGARWLLAEMLLFFVPAVVAVVNYAQLLMVDGWRIFAVIALSTLMVLGATAWVVDKVYRFEISRQKND comes from the coding sequence ATGGCCGTGGCGTTAAGCCGTGTTACGCCTGCCGTTGTGCAAAGACTCCTGGTGCCGCTTCAGGTACTGCTCTACGCGGGACTGTTTGTTTTTGCAGAATATCTTGTCGGCTGGCTGCATCTGCCGCTGCCTGCCAACCTGGTGGGAATGCTGCTGATGTTGACGCTCATCCTCTGTCGCGTAATCCCCCTCAACTGGGTACGCGCCGGCGCGCGCTGGCTGCTGGCGGAGATGCTGCTGTTCTTTGTCCCTGCCGTGGTGGCGGTGGTAAATTATGCGCAACTGCTGATGGTGGACGGCTGGCGGATCTTCGCAGTCATCGCGCTGAGCACGTTGATGGTGCTGGGCGCTACCGCCTGGGTAGTGGACAAAGTCTATCGGTTCGAAATCAGCAGGCAAAAAAATGACTAA
- a CDS encoding DUF485 domain-containing protein: MNNDICQQIENSAHYRELVDKRQRFAFLLSIIMLIIYVGFILLIAFAPHWLGTPLHEGTSVTRGIPIGIGVIVISFVLTGVYVWRANGEFDRLNKAVLREVKAS, translated from the coding sequence ATGAATAACGATATTTGTCAGCAGATAGAGAATAGTGCGCACTACAGGGAGCTCGTCGATAAACGGCAACGGTTTGCCTTCTTACTTTCCATCATCATGCTGATTATCTACGTCGGCTTTATTCTGCTGATTGCCTTCGCTCCGCACTGGCTGGGTACGCCGCTGCATGAGGGCACCAGCGTCACGCGGGGCATCCCGATTGGTATTGGCGTCATCGTGATTTCGTTTGTGCTGACCGGTGTTTATGTCTGGCGTGCGAATGGCGAATTCGATCGTCTTAATAAAGCGGTACTGCGTGAGGTAAAAGCATCATGA
- a CDS encoding tetratricopeptide repeat protein — protein MKPFLLLLLLVTSFVHADEIGSQYKAQAEAGDARAQYYLADTWFSSGDSKQAAMWAEKAAKGGDVDAMALLSQIQFTQGDYAQAKALAQQATIAGSKRGAIMLARVLVNTQGGKTDYPQAIKLLQTATEDIDNDSAVDAQMLLGLIYANGVEVAQDDALAASWFKRSSSLSRTGYAEYWAGMLFQQGEKGFITPNKQKALYWLNLSCTEGFDTGCEEFDALSGE, from the coding sequence ATGAAACCATTTTTACTGTTGTTATTACTTGTTACGTCGTTCGTCCATGCCGATGAGATTGGCAGCCAGTACAAAGCGCAGGCGGAGGCGGGCGATGCACGCGCTCAGTATTATCTCGCCGACACCTGGTTCAGCTCCGGCGACAGCAAGCAGGCAGCGATGTGGGCAGAGAAAGCGGCAAAAGGGGGAGATGTCGATGCCATGGCGCTCTTGTCCCAAATCCAGTTTACCCAGGGTGATTACGCCCAGGCCAAAGCGCTGGCGCAGCAGGCCACGATTGCGGGCAGCAAGCGTGGCGCCATTATGCTGGCACGCGTCCTGGTGAATACCCAGGGTGGCAAAACAGACTACCCGCAGGCCATCAAACTGCTGCAGACGGCCACCGAAGATATCGACAACGACTCTGCGGTAGATGCGCAAATGCTGCTGGGTCTGATTTATGCCAACGGTGTAGAAGTGGCCCAGGACGATGCTCTGGCGGCATCGTGGTTTAAGCGCAGCTCGTCTCTGTCACGCACCGGCTATGCCGAATACTGGGCGGGGATGCTGTTCCAGCAGGGTGAGAAAGGCTTTATTACGCCCAATAAACAGAAAGCGCTCTACTGGTTAAACCTGAGCTGTACCGAAGGGTTTGATACGGGGTGTGAAGAGTTTGATGCGTTGAGTGGGGAGTAG
- a CDS encoding LrgB family protein translates to MTNFQISVLCLIATLVIYFANKRLYRRFHALPLMPLVFTPILLVLMLVFGHISWQNYIGESHWLLWLLGPATIAFAVPVYDNLAIIKRHWMSLSAGVITATVVAVCSSVWLARLFTLPDEIQRSLAVRSVTTPFALAAAKPLGGQPDLVALFVVVTGVFGMAVGDMLFLRLSIREGLAKGAGFGAASHGAGTARSYELGQQEGVVASLVMMLSGVLMVLIAPLVAWVMF, encoded by the coding sequence ATGACTAACTTTCAAATCAGCGTGCTGTGCCTGATTGCCACCCTGGTTATCTACTTTGCCAACAAGCGCCTGTATCGTCGTTTTCACGCCTTGCCGCTGATGCCGCTGGTCTTTACGCCGATCCTGCTGGTGCTGATGCTAGTTTTCGGCCATATCTCCTGGCAGAACTACATCGGTGAATCCCACTGGTTGCTGTGGCTACTGGGTCCGGCCACCATCGCCTTTGCAGTGCCGGTGTACGACAATCTGGCGATTATCAAACGCCACTGGATGTCGCTCAGCGCGGGTGTGATCACCGCCACGGTGGTGGCGGTCTGTAGCTCGGTCTGGCTGGCGCGGTTGTTTACGCTGCCCGATGAAATTCAGCGCAGCCTGGCTGTGCGCTCGGTGACGACGCCATTTGCACTGGCGGCAGCCAAACCACTCGGCGGCCAGCCGGATCTGGTGGCGTTGTTTGTGGTCGTTACCGGTGTCTTCGGCATGGCGGTGGGCGATATGCTATTTCTGCGGCTTTCTATCCGTGAAGGGTTGGCAAAAGGGGCGGGATTTGGCGCGGCGTCACACGGCGCGGGAACGGCACGTTCTTATGAGTTGGGTCAGCAGGAGGGCGTGGTAGCAAGCCTGGTGATGATGCTTTCCGGCGTGTTGATGGTGCTGATTGCGCCGCTGGTGGCGTGGGTGATGTTCTGA
- the gltP gene encoding glutamate/aspartate:proton symporter GltP has product MKNVKVSLAWQILLALVLGILLGSYLHYHSDSREWLIANLLSPAGDIFIHLIKMIVVPIVISTLVVGIAGVGDAKQLGRIGAKTIIYFEVITTIAIILGITMANVFQPGSGIDMSQLATVDISKYQSTTADVQSHAHGLMGTILSLVPTNIVASMAKGEMLPIIFFSVLFGLGLSSLPATHREPLVTVFRSISETMFKVTHMVMRYAPVGVFALIAVTVANFGFASLWPLAKLVILVHFAILFFALVVLGIVARLCGLSIWILIRILKDELILAYSTASSESVLPRIIEKMEAYGAPASITSFVVPTGYSFNLDGSTLYQSIAAIFIAQLYGIDLSLWQEIVLVLTLMVTSKGIAGVPGVSFVVLLATLGSVGIPLEGLAFIAGVDRILDMARTALNVVGNALAVLVIAKWEHKFDRKKALAYEREVLGRFDKTADQ; this is encoded by the coding sequence ATGAAAAACGTTAAAGTCAGCCTGGCCTGGCAAATCCTGCTGGCCCTTGTGCTGGGTATCCTGCTGGGGAGTTATCTCCATTATCACAGCGACAGCCGTGAGTGGCTGATTGCGAACCTGCTCTCACCGGCGGGTGATATCTTTATTCATCTGATCAAGATGATTGTGGTGCCGATTGTGATCTCTACGCTGGTGGTGGGTATCGCCGGTGTCGGTGATGCAAAACAGTTAGGCCGCATCGGTGCAAAAACCATTATCTATTTCGAAGTGATCACGACGATTGCCATCATTCTCGGCATCACCATGGCGAATGTCTTCCAGCCAGGCTCCGGGATTGATATGTCGCAACTGGCGACGGTGGATATTTCGAAATACCAAAGTACGACCGCTGATGTGCAGAGCCATGCGCATGGCCTGATGGGTACGATCCTGTCGCTGGTGCCGACCAACATTGTGGCGTCGATGGCGAAGGGCGAGATGCTGCCTATCATCTTCTTCTCGGTGTTGTTTGGTCTGGGCCTCTCCTCTCTGCCGGCCACGCACCGTGAACCGCTGGTCACCGTGTTCCGTTCTATCTCTGAAACCATGTTTAAAGTCACTCACATGGTGATGCGGTACGCGCCGGTAGGGGTGTTTGCGCTTATCGCGGTCACCGTGGCGAACTTTGGTTTTGCCTCCCTGTGGCCGCTGGCGAAGCTGGTGATTCTGGTGCATTTCGCCATCCTGTTCTTCGCGCTGGTGGTGCTGGGCATTGTGGCGCGCCTGTGTGGGCTGAGCATCTGGATCCTGATCCGCATTCTGAAAGACGAGTTGATTCTGGCGTACTCCACGGCCAGCTCTGAAAGCGTGCTGCCGCGAATTATTGAGAAGATGGAGGCCTATGGTGCCCCGGCTTCTATCACCAGCTTCGTGGTGCCAACCGGCTACTCCTTTAACCTGGACGGCTCGACGCTGTACCAGAGCATTGCAGCCATCTTTATCGCCCAGCTGTACGGCATTGATCTGTCGCTGTGGCAGGAAATTGTGCTGGTGCTGACGCTGATGGTGACCTCAAAAGGCATTGCGGGTGTGCCGGGCGTCTCCTTCGTGGTGCTGCTGGCGACGCTTGGCAGCGTCGGTATCCCGCTGGAAGGTCTGGCGTTTATCGCCGGTGTTGACCGTATCCTGGATATGGCGCGTACGGCGCTGAACGTGGTCGGAAACGCGCTGGCGGTACTGGTTATCGCCAAATGGGAACACAAGTTCGACCGTAAAAAAGCGCTGGCGTATGAACGCGAGGTGCTGGGTCGTTTTGATAAGACGGCTGACCAGTAA
- a CDS encoding Hok/Gef family protein: MTPLKTALGIVFIICLTIVIFTFITRGKLCELTIKSEHQEVATKLACVAG, encoded by the coding sequence ATGACGCCATTAAAAACTGCGTTAGGCATTGTCTTTATTATCTGCCTGACGATAGTGATCTTTACCTTTATTACTCGCGGAAAGTTATGCGAACTGACAATAAAGAGTGAACATCAGGAGGTGGCGACGAAATTAGCCTGCGTTGCAGGCTAA
- a CDS encoding LysR family transcriptional regulator, translated as MDIRTLRYFVEVVRQQSFTRAAEKLFVTQPTISKMLKNLEDELNCTLLIRDGRKLLLTDTGRVVFERGLAILAEFRQLEAELDDINHLTKGVLRLGIPPMVGMMMAGPISLFRQRYPGVELKISEFGGLTVQQAVTNGELDVAMTALPVEEESGLATLPLFSHPLCVLVPRSGDWLKRDSVKPELLGEYPLLIYNEDFALSRQLMTLFNQHSVKPRIAVRSGQWDFLAAMVQAGVGIAILPQPICERLDKNTLRWIPLESDLHWQLGMIWREGIYLSHSAQAWLQCCEGFWVPSP; from the coding sequence ATGGACATAAGAACGCTGCGCTATTTTGTCGAAGTGGTTCGCCAGCAGAGTTTTACCCGCGCAGCGGAGAAGTTATTCGTAACCCAACCCACCATCAGCAAGATGCTGAAAAACCTCGAAGATGAACTCAACTGTACCCTGCTTATCCGCGACGGACGCAAGCTGTTGCTCACCGATACCGGGCGCGTGGTGTTCGAACGGGGGCTGGCGATCCTGGCCGAGTTTCGTCAGCTGGAAGCGGAGCTTGATGATATAAATCATCTGACCAAAGGGGTGCTGCGCCTTGGCATCCCGCCAATGGTCGGGATGATGATGGCCGGGCCGATTAGCCTGTTTCGCCAGCGTTACCCCGGCGTCGAACTCAAAATTTCGGAGTTTGGTGGGTTAACCGTCCAGCAGGCGGTTACTAACGGCGAGCTGGACGTCGCCATGACAGCCCTCCCCGTTGAGGAAGAGAGCGGTCTGGCGACGCTTCCGCTCTTTAGCCATCCGCTGTGCGTGCTGGTTCCCCGCTCCGGTGACTGGCTGAAGCGAGACTCAGTGAAACCTGAACTGCTCGGTGAATACCCTCTGTTGATCTACAACGAAGATTTCGCCCTCAGCCGCCAGCTAATGACGCTGTTTAATCAACATAGCGTGAAGCCGCGCATTGCGGTGCGCAGCGGCCAGTGGGATTTCCTGGCAGCGATGGTGCAGGCAGGCGTGGGGATTGCCATTCTGCCGCAACCCATTTGCGAGCGTCTGGATAAAAACACGTTGCGCTGGATCCCACTCGAAAGCGATTTGCACTGGCAACTGGGGATGATCTGGCGAGAAGGGATATATTTGTCGCACAGCGCCCAGGCGTGGCTGCAATGTTGTGAGGGATTTTGGGTGCCCTCACCCTAA